One Micromonospora eburnea genomic region harbors:
- a CDS encoding RRQRL motif-containing zinc-binding protein, which yields MARVRAAYHDPDGTRYGIPTYWWRGAPPGYATRRQLAAAGLRPGGQPIAAQILWRGVGGTRAAYLYRVDLARPKRTATPAQLRAVRAALTARRTCRTCGTVRPYCIPRSLGECIDCHEGGAP from the coding sequence ATGGCCCGCGTCCGGGCCGCCTACCACGATCCGGACGGAACGCGGTACGGCATCCCCACCTACTGGTGGCGCGGCGCCCCGCCCGGCTACGCCACCCGCCGTCAACTGGCCGCCGCTGGGCTGCGGCCCGGTGGTCAACCGATCGCCGCTCAAATCCTGTGGCGCGGTGTCGGTGGCACTCGCGCCGCCTACCTGTACCGGGTCGATCTGGCCCGTCCGAAGCGCACCGCCACCCCCGCCCAGCTCCGGGCGGTCCGCGCCGCGCTGACCGCGCGCCGTACGTGCCGGACCTGCGGCACGGTCCGGCCTTACTGCATCCCGCGCTCGCTGGGCGAGTGCATCGACTGCCACGAAGGAGGCGCCCCGTGA